A DNA window from Ferroacidibacillus organovorans contains the following coding sequences:
- a CDS encoding pentapeptide repeat-containing protein, with translation MHDKLTNYLNDVFAPYDGIKSVTELKADLLSDLQERFRELKAEGKDDDTAFEMTLDSIGDIEQTVQEVANLSHSLERQVLINFSASNLKESNFAGVSLHKGRFKASALRGTDFEGADLTGSSFEACDMRKANFDGADLTDCSFSTSDLTEVSFRKSTLERTRMSMSSLKGAMFIDVKLTNAKLTMTDLRKTTFENCIFHGVDFKYSDLRGMCLDGQTFIGVKFDKSALNDVSFRGATLRNVSFLSGFTWSKKYYRAIKTICFDGAMLDKLTYASLKGIGCDLSNVTVI, from the coding sequence ATGCATGATAAACTGACGAACTATTTAAACGATGTATTCGCGCCCTACGATGGGATAAAAAGCGTTACCGAATTAAAGGCTGACCTTCTCTCCGATTTGCAGGAGCGCTTTCGTGAACTCAAAGCCGAAGGCAAGGATGATGATACAGCTTTTGAAATGACCCTTGACAGCATCGGCGACATTGAGCAAACGGTACAGGAGGTCGCCAACCTCTCCCACTCACTGGAGCGCCAGGTGCTGATAAACTTCAGCGCGAGCAATCTGAAAGAGAGTAACTTCGCGGGCGTTAGTTTACACAAAGGAAGGTTCAAAGCGAGCGCCTTGCGCGGAACGGACTTTGAAGGCGCCGATTTGACCGGCAGTTCATTTGAGGCCTGCGATATGCGCAAAGCCAACTTTGACGGCGCAGATCTGACAGACTGTAGTTTTTCCACCTCAGACCTAACGGAAGTGAGCTTCCGCAAATCCACACTTGAACGCACTAGAATGAGCATGTCAAGTTTGAAAGGCGCGATGTTTATCGATGTAAAACTGACCAATGCCAAATTGACCATGACTGATCTCAGAAAAACGACCTTTGAGAATTGCATCTTTCATGGCGTTGATTTCAAGTATTCCGATCTGCGAGGCATGTGCCTTGACGGGCAAACCTTCATCGGTGTCAAGTTTGATAAATCTGCACTGAACGACGTTTCGTTTCGAGGTGCGACATTAAGAAACGTATCCTTCCTTTCCGGATTTACCTGGTCCAAAAAATACTACCGTGCCATCAAAACCATCTGCTTTGACGGCGCGATGTTGGATAAGCTGACCTATGCTTCGCTTAAAGGCATAGGATGCGATTTATCAAACGTCACGGTTATCTAA
- a CDS encoding PadR family transcriptional regulator has product MSENKITSDLLRGHTDTMILRLLSEADRYGYEIVKLIAERSDGEYELKEATMYSSVRRLEADGDIEWYWGDESQGGRRKYFRITEKGRTTYASNKNNWEYAKRVLDILL; this is encoded by the coding sequence ATGAGTGAGAATAAAATCACATCTGACCTGCTGCGAGGACACACCGATACGATGATTTTGCGACTCTTATCCGAAGCTGACCGCTACGGCTACGAAATTGTCAAACTGATCGCCGAGCGTTCAGATGGTGAGTATGAGTTGAAAGAAGCTACGATGTACTCAAGCGTCCGGCGGCTTGAGGCAGATGGTGACATCGAGTGGTATTGGGGCGATGAATCTCAGGGGGGACGGCGCAAGTACTTTCGGATAACCGAAAAAGGTAGGACTACTTACGCCAGCAACAAAAACAATTGGGAGTACGCAAAACGCGTGCTCGACATCTTATTGTAA